Proteins from a genomic interval of Pseudomonas versuta:
- a CDS encoding ABC transporter substrate-binding protein, whose translation MFKHAVIPFLVGASLLASAPFAQAATNLVFCSEGSPAGFDPGQYTTGTDFDASAETIYNRLSQFERGGTNVEPGLATSWDISPDNLTYTFHLRDGVKFHTTPYFKPTRDFNADDVLFTFNRMLDKDMPFRKAYPTEFPYFTDMGMDKNIAKVEKIDDKTVKFTLNTVDAAFIQNMAMHFASIESAEYADKLLKEGKPSDINQKPIGTGPFVFKSYQKDSNIRYTGNKEYWKPEDVKIDNLIFAITTDPSVRIQKLKKNECQVTIYPRPADLAALKADKDLQMPEKPGFNVGYIAYNVMDKIKGSNEPNPMAQLKVRQALDMAVNKQQIIDSVYQGAGQLAVNAMPPTQWSYDDTIKDAPYNPDKAKELLKEAGIKEGTEITLWAMPVQRPYNPNAKLMAEMLQSDWGKIGIKAKIMTYEWGEYIKRSKGGENGAMLIGWSGDNGDPDNWLGTLFGCDAIEGNNFSKWCNPEFDKLIKTAKATTDVAERTKLYKQAQHLLKEQVPMTPIAHSTVYQPMRSTVQDFKISPLGLTSFYGVGISE comes from the coding sequence ATGTTCAAACACGCGGTCATTCCGTTTTTAGTGGGCGCCAGCCTGCTGGCCAGTGCACCTTTTGCCCAGGCGGCGACCAATCTGGTGTTTTGCTCCGAAGGCAGCCCGGCCGGTTTTGACCCTGGCCAGTACACCACTGGTACTGACTTCGATGCATCGGCCGAAACAATCTACAACCGGCTGAGCCAGTTCGAACGTGGAGGTACCAACGTTGAGCCCGGCCTGGCAACCAGCTGGGACATTTCGCCGGACAACCTGACCTACACCTTCCATCTGCGCGACGGGGTCAAGTTTCACACCACCCCTTACTTCAAGCCGACTCGCGACTTCAATGCCGACGACGTGCTCTTCACCTTCAACCGCATGCTCGACAAGGACATGCCGTTCCGTAAGGCCTACCCGACCGAATTCCCTTATTTCACCGACATGGGCATGGATAAAAACATCGCCAAGGTGGAAAAAATCGATGACAAGACCGTCAAGTTCACCCTGAACACGGTCGATGCTGCGTTTATCCAGAACATGGCGATGCACTTTGCATCCATAGAGTCTGCCGAGTACGCCGACAAGCTGCTCAAGGAAGGCAAGCCTTCCGATATCAATCAAAAGCCGATCGGTACCGGGCCTTTTGTATTCAAGAGCTACCAGAAAGACTCCAACATCCGCTACACCGGGAACAAGGAATACTGGAAGCCTGAAGACGTCAAAATCGACAACCTGATCTTCGCCATCACCACTGACCCGTCAGTGCGCATTCAAAAACTGAAAAAGAACGAATGCCAGGTCACTATTTACCCGCGACCGGCTGACCTCGCGGCACTCAAAGCCGACAAAGACCTGCAGATGCCCGAAAAGCCGGGGTTCAACGTCGGCTATATCGCTTACAACGTCATGGACAAGATCAAGGGCAGCAACGAACCCAACCCGATGGCCCAGCTCAAGGTGCGACAAGCACTGGACATGGCGGTAAACAAACAGCAAATCATTGATTCGGTGTATCAGGGGGCGGGGCAATTGGCGGTAAACGCAATGCCACCCACCCAGTGGTCTTATGACGACACGATCAAGGACGCGCCCTACAACCCAGATAAAGCCAAAGAGCTGCTCAAGGAAGCAGGCATCAAGGAAGGCACCGAGATCACCCTTTGGGCCATGCCGGTTCAACGCCCCTACAACCCCAATGCCAAGCTGATGGCTGAAATGCTGCAGTCGGACTGGGGCAAGATCGGTATCAAGGCCAAGATCATGACCTACGAATGGGGCGAGTACATCAAGCGCTCCAAAGGCGGGGAAAACGGAGCAATGCTGATTGGCTGGAGCGGTGATAACGGTGACCCGGACAACTGGCTCGGCACGCTGTTTGGCTGTGATGCCATTGAAGGCAACAACTTCTCCAAGTGGTGCAATCCAGAGTTCGACAAGCTGATCAAGACTGCCAAGGCCACCACCGACGTGGCTGAACGCACCAAGCTGTACAAACAGGCGCAACACCTGCTCAAAGAGCAGGTGCCGATGACACCTATCGCACACTCGACGGTGTACCAACCGATGCGCAGTACTGTCCAGGACTTCAAAATCAGCCCCCTTGGCCTGACGTCCTTCTACGGCGTAGGCATCAGCGAGTAA
- a CDS encoding SIMPL domain-containing protein (The SIMPL domain is named for its presence in mouse protein SIMPL (signalling molecule that associates with mouse pelle-like kinase). Bacterial member BP26, from Brucella, was shown to assemble into a channel-like structure, while YggE from E. coli has been associated with resistance to oxidative stress.) has product MSTFQPTAALLTLSIGALASLPALAEEVHYNQISLRAEASQEVPRDLMIVTLYTEAQNTDSAKLAAEITTAMNTAIGQAKQVKDVTLRQGNRNSYPIYDNKTQKITGWRERAELRLESTDFAALSKLTGDLMQTLKMGNMQFTVANATRKSSEDALLKDAVNAFKARAQLATEALGGKGYKIVNLNLNTNGYPQPFMRSAMMMKAGAPAMDAAPTPDVEAGTSEVSMSADGVIEVQMQ; this is encoded by the coding sequence ATGTCAACTTTCCAGCCCACTGCTGCCCTTTTGACCCTCAGCATCGGCGCACTAGCCAGCCTGCCGGCTCTGGCTGAAGAAGTTCATTACAATCAGATCTCCTTACGCGCCGAGGCCAGCCAGGAAGTACCCCGCGACCTGATGATCGTGACGCTGTACACCGAGGCACAGAACACCGACTCGGCCAAGCTGGCCGCAGAAATCACCACTGCGATGAACACCGCCATTGGCCAGGCCAAGCAAGTCAAGGATGTGACATTGCGCCAGGGCAACCGTAACAGCTACCCCATCTACGACAATAAGACCCAGAAGATCACCGGCTGGCGCGAACGCGCTGAACTGCGCCTGGAAAGCACTGACTTTGCTGCACTTTCCAAGCTGACCGGCGACCTGATGCAAACCCTGAAAATGGGCAACATGCAGTTCACCGTCGCTAACGCCACTCGTAAATCCAGTGAAGATGCACTGCTCAAAGATGCCGTAAACGCATTCAAGGCACGCGCCCAACTGGCGACCGAGGCACTGGGCGGCAAGGGTTACAAGATCGTCAACCTGAACCTCAACACCAACGGCTACCCGCAACCCTTCATGCGCAGTGCAATGATGATGAAAGCGGGCGCCCCGGCGATGGATGCGGCGCCGACACCCGACGTCGAAGCCGGCACCAGCGAAGTCAGCATGAGCGCCGACGGTGTGATCGAAGTTCAGATGCAGTAA
- a CDS encoding ATP-binding protein → MLAPVQLLSATRQNLWRLTLIRTLVLAAQAGSVGIAYAFDLLPLPWFQLCVTLGFSMLLCAFTAIRLRTTWPVTELEYALQLACDLFIHSALLYFSGGSTNPFVSYYLVPLTIAAVTLPWRFSVVLSGIALTLYTLLMMQSYPLDAGAFFREKLQIYGMWLSFALSAAVITFFATKMAHELRRQEELRALRREEGLRDQQLLAVATQAAGAAHELGTPLSTMSVLLKEMRRDHLDPELQDDLSVLQDQVKLCKETLQQLVRAAEANRRLAIEEQEVTDWLNEALNRWHLMRPEATYRFQCLGHAPVPRLAPPPDLTQALLNLLNNAADACPEGLEVCLDWDAVDLTISIRDHGPGVPLAIAEQIGKPFFTTKGKGFGLGLFLSKASVTRAGGSVKLYSHEDGGTLTELRLPRVARGNENE, encoded by the coding sequence ATGCTCGCCCCCGTACAGTTATTGTCAGCAACACGCCAGAACCTCTGGCGTCTTACCCTTATCCGCACTCTGGTCCTGGCCGCTCAGGCAGGTTCAGTCGGTATTGCCTACGCGTTCGATCTGTTGCCGCTGCCATGGTTTCAGCTGTGTGTCACGCTCGGTTTTTCCATGCTGCTGTGTGCGTTCACGGCTATCCGGCTGCGTACCACTTGGCCGGTGACAGAGCTGGAATACGCATTGCAGCTGGCGTGCGACCTGTTTATCCACAGCGCATTGCTGTATTTCTCGGGGGGGTCGACCAACCCGTTTGTCTCGTACTATCTGGTGCCTCTGACGATTGCGGCGGTGACGCTGCCCTGGCGCTTTTCCGTGGTGCTTTCGGGCATTGCGCTGACGCTGTATACCCTGTTGATGATGCAGTCCTATCCGCTGGATGCGGGGGCCTTCTTCCGTGAAAAGCTGCAGATTTACGGCATGTGGCTGAGCTTTGCGTTGTCGGCGGCAGTGATTACTTTTTTTGCCACGAAAATGGCCCATGAGCTGCGTCGTCAGGAAGAACTGCGGGCCCTGCGCCGCGAAGAAGGCCTGCGCGACCAGCAATTGCTTGCAGTTGCCACCCAGGCGGCCGGTGCGGCCCATGAGCTGGGTACGCCTTTGTCGACCATGAGTGTGTTGCTTAAAGAGATGCGCCGCGACCACCTGGACCCCGAGTTGCAGGACGACCTGAGTGTGCTGCAGGACCAGGTCAAACTGTGTAAAGAGACTTTGCAGCAGTTGGTCCGGGCCGCCGAGGCCAATCGTCGTCTGGCCATTGAAGAGCAGGAGGTAACCGACTGGCTGAACGAGGCGTTGAACCGCTGGCACTTGATGCGCCCTGAGGCGACCTATCGTTTTCAATGCCTCGGGCACGCTCCGGTCCCGCGTCTGGCACCGCCTCCCGATCTGACCCAGGCCCTGCTCAATCTGTTGAACAATGCAGCGGATGCCTGCCCCGAAGGGCTTGAGGTTTGCCTGGACTGGGACGCCGTGGATTTGACTATCAGTATTCGCGATCACGGGCCGGGTGTACCGTTGGCCATCGCCGAGCAAATCGGCAAACCTTTTTTTACCACCAAGGGCAAAGGCTTCGGCCTGGGCCTATTCTTGAGCAAAGCCAGCGTTACACGCGCCGGCGGCTCGGTAAAACTCTACAGTCATGAGGATGGCGGCACGCTCACCGAGCTGCGCCTGCCGCGTGTCGCCCGAGGAAACGAAAATGAGTGA
- a CDS encoding response regulator transcription factor produces the protein MSEEIQVEGEELPHLLLVDDDATFTRVMARAMARRGFRVSTAGSAEEGLILAQQDLPDYAALDLKMEGDSGLVLLPKLLELDPEMRVVILTGYSSIATAVEAIKRGACNYLCKPADADDVLAALLSQHADLETLVPDNPMSVDRLQWEHIQRVLGEHEGNISATARALGMHRRTLQRKLQKRPVRR, from the coding sequence ATGAGTGAAGAAATTCAGGTCGAAGGCGAAGAACTGCCGCATTTGTTGCTGGTGGATGACGACGCTACGTTTACCCGCGTCATGGCACGGGCCATGGCCCGCCGCGGCTTTCGCGTCAGCACTGCAGGCTCCGCGGAAGAAGGACTGATCCTGGCGCAGCAGGACCTGCCTGATTATGCGGCGCTGGATCTGAAAATGGAGGGTGACTCCGGGCTGGTATTGCTGCCCAAGCTGCTTGAACTCGATCCGGAAATGCGGGTGGTGATCCTCACCGGTTACTCCAGCATCGCTACCGCGGTCGAAGCGATCAAGCGCGGTGCCTGCAATTATCTGTGCAAGCCGGCCGATGCTGACGACGTGCTGGCGGCCTTGCTCTCCCAGCATGCCGACCTCGAAACCCTGGTTCCGGACAATCCGATGTCGGTTGACCGTTTGCAGTGGGAACACATCCAGCGCGTACTGGGCGAGCATGAAGGCAACATCTCCGCTACGGCCCGTGCCCTGGGCATGCACCGACGCACGTTGCAGCGCAAATTGCAGAAGCGTCCGGTGCGACGCTGA
- a CDS encoding ABC transporter ATP-binding protein/permease → MNQNAEASVVNDAVRGDFIPRVWGLITPYWRSEERAKAWLLLIAVIALSLVSVGISVWINHWYKDFYNALEKKDGAAFWSLIGYFGIIAAVGIVGAVYRLYLTQMLTIRWRRWLTEQHFARWLAHKNYYQLEQGGYTDNPDQRISEDLNSFTDSTLTLGLGLIRTVVSLVSFSIILWGVSGSIEVFGITIPGYMFWCALLYAAVGSWLAHLIGRRLIGLNNQQQRFEADLRFSMVRVRENAESIALYNGESSEHERLSTRFNKVWQNFWTQMKVQKRLTFFTAGYSQIAIIFPFIVAAPRYFAGKIELGELMQINSAFGNVQENFSWFIDAYVTLAAWRATCDRLLSFRQAMTDNEQRPPAIDLQAQGQALKIDDLSLDLADGRHLLHDASLQVAPGERLMLSGRSGSGKSTLLRAMGGLWPQGSGVIRLPQERALFLPQKPYLPIGTLRDALSYPQTGDTYPAERYEQVLRTCRLEHLIPKLDEVNHWQRLLSGGEQQRLAFARVLLYRPQWLYMDESTSAMDEEDEAMLYQALIDQLPGLSIVSVGHRSSLARFHPRHVRIQEGQLIAR, encoded by the coding sequence ATGAATCAGAACGCTGAGGCTTCTGTAGTGAATGATGCTGTGCGTGGAGATTTCATACCTCGGGTCTGGGGCCTTATAACACCCTACTGGCGCAGTGAAGAGCGGGCCAAAGCCTGGCTGTTGCTGATCGCGGTGATTGCCTTGTCGCTGGTCAGCGTGGGCATTTCAGTGTGGATCAACCACTGGTACAAGGACTTCTATAACGCGCTGGAAAAAAAGGACGGCGCAGCGTTCTGGAGCCTGATCGGCTACTTCGGAATCATTGCCGCGGTGGGGATTGTCGGCGCGGTATACCGGCTGTATCTGACCCAGATGCTGACCATTCGCTGGCGCCGCTGGCTGACCGAGCAGCATTTTGCGCGCTGGCTGGCGCACAAAAATTATTACCAGCTGGAGCAGGGCGGTTACACCGACAACCCTGACCAACGAATCAGTGAAGACCTCAACTCGTTCACCGACAGCACTCTGACCTTGGGGTTGGGTCTGATCCGTACAGTGGTCAGCCTGGTTTCGTTCTCGATTATTTTGTGGGGCGTTTCCGGCAGCATCGAAGTGTTCGGCATCACTATTCCCGGCTACATGTTCTGGTGTGCACTGCTGTATGCCGCCGTCGGCAGCTGGTTGGCGCACTTGATCGGTCGACGCCTGATTGGCCTGAACAACCAACAACAACGCTTCGAGGCTGACCTGCGTTTCTCGATGGTTCGGGTACGTGAAAACGCCGAGAGTATTGCCCTGTATAACGGCGAATCCAGCGAGCATGAGCGCCTGAGCACCCGTTTCAATAAAGTCTGGCAGAATTTCTGGACCCAGATGAAGGTGCAAAAACGCCTGACGTTCTTCACCGCGGGCTACTCGCAAATCGCCATTATCTTTCCATTTATCGTTGCGGCACCGCGCTACTTCGCCGGGAAAATCGAGCTGGGTGAGCTGATGCAAATCAACTCGGCCTTCGGCAACGTGCAAGAGAATTTCAGCTGGTTTATCGACGCCTATGTGACCCTGGCGGCATGGCGCGCCACCTGTGACCGTCTGCTGAGTTTCCGGCAGGCCATGACCGACAATGAGCAGCGTCCGCCTGCAATTGATCTACAGGCCCAGGGGCAAGCCTTGAAGATTGACGACCTGAGCCTGGACCTGGCCGATGGCCGCCATTTGCTGCATGACGCCAGCCTGCAAGTGGCCCCGGGTGAGCGATTGATGCTCAGCGGTCGTTCCGGCAGCGGTAAAAGTACCTTGCTGCGTGCAATGGGCGGGCTTTGGCCGCAAGGCAGCGGGGTGATCCGCCTGCCGCAGGAGCGTGCGCTGTTTTTGCCGCAGAAACCTTACTTGCCGATAGGTACTTTGCGTGACGCGCTGAGTTATCCACAGACCGGCGATACCTATCCGGCCGAGCGTTATGAACAAGTGCTGCGTACCTGCCGCCTGGAGCATCTGATCCCCAAACTGGACGAGGTCAATCACTGGCAGCGTCTGCTGTCCGGGGGCGAGCAACAGCGGCTGGCCTTTGCCCGGGTGCTGCTGTATCGCCCGCAATGGCTCTATATGGATGAGTCGACCTCGGCGATGGATGAGGAGGATGAAGCCATGCTGTATCAAGCCCTGATCGATCAATTGCCGGGCCTGAGCATTGTCAGCGTGGGGCATCGCAGCAGCCTGGCGCGGTTCCATCCACGGCATGTGCGGATTCAGGAAGGGCAGCTGATAGCCCGCTAG
- a CDS encoding PA4642 family protein, with amino-acid sequence MRKDKKQLIGDEIGDEQIKLFLDFEPVDATSPSLHKLIKAYRGLRIDDFERFLTFFKEAGYDLDGKDEHGQTFVDIIKDQRHAADYIELIDNARG; translated from the coding sequence ATGCGTAAAGATAAGAAACAGTTGATTGGTGATGAGATCGGCGATGAGCAGATCAAATTGTTCCTGGACTTCGAGCCCGTGGATGCCACTTCGCCCTCGCTGCACAAACTGATCAAAGCCTATCGCGGTCTGCGCATCGACGATTTCGAGCGTTTCCTGACCTTCTTCAAGGAAGCCGGATACGACCTGGATGGCAAGGATGAGCACGGTCAGACGTTTGTAGACATCATCAAGGATCAGCGCCACGCCGCCGATTACATTGAGCTTATCGACAACGCACGCGGTTAA
- the mqo gene encoding malate dehydrogenase (quinone): MAHNEAVDVVLVGAGIMSATLAVLLKELDPGLKLEVVEQMDSGAAESSNPWNNAGTGHAGLCELNYTPQAADGSIDIKKAVHINAQFEVSKQFWAYLAQKGTFGSCKSFISPVPHLSYVEGEKGVSFLKKRFEVLSKHHAFSDMEYTEDKAKMAEWMPLMMPGRPADQAISATRVMHGTDVNFGALTQQLLKHLGSAPGTQIKYSKKVTGLKRNGTGWTVSIKDINSGNTRHIDAKFVFLGAGGAALPLLQASGIEESKGYGGFPVSGQWLRCDNPQVVKLHQAKVYSQAAVGSPPMSVPHLDTRVVDGKKSLLFGPYAGFTTKFLKHGSFLDLPMSIRLGNIGPMLAVARDNMDLTKYLVSEVRQSMEQRLESLRRFYPQAKAEDWRLEVAGQRVQIIKKDPKKGGVLQFGTELVAARDGSLAALLGASPGASVTVSIMLDLIERCFAQKATGEWATKLKEIFPARESVLETDAQLYREISTRNSELLELIEPNTAGTSIA; encoded by the coding sequence ATGGCGCATAACGAAGCAGTCGACGTAGTACTGGTTGGAGCGGGCATCATGAGTGCCACCCTCGCCGTACTGCTCAAAGAGCTCGACCCCGGCCTGAAGCTGGAAGTTGTTGAGCAGATGGACTCGGGTGCCGCGGAAAGTTCCAACCCGTGGAACAACGCAGGCACCGGTCACGCTGGCCTTTGTGAATTGAACTACACGCCCCAGGCGGCAGATGGTTCGATCGATATCAAAAAGGCTGTGCACATCAATGCCCAGTTCGAGGTATCGAAGCAGTTTTGGGCCTATCTGGCGCAAAAAGGGACCTTCGGCTCATGCAAATCCTTTATTAGCCCGGTGCCTCACCTGAGCTATGTCGAAGGCGAAAAAGGCGTATCCTTCCTGAAAAAACGTTTTGAAGTGCTGAGCAAGCACCATGCGTTTTCAGACATGGAATACACCGAAGACAAAGCCAAAATGGCCGAGTGGATGCCATTGATGATGCCGGGCCGCCCTGCGGACCAGGCCATTTCGGCGACCCGCGTGATGCACGGTACCGATGTCAACTTTGGTGCCCTGACCCAGCAACTGCTCAAACATTTGGGCAGCGCACCGGGCACGCAGATCAAGTACAGCAAAAAAGTAACCGGCCTCAAGCGCAATGGCACTGGCTGGACGGTGAGCATCAAGGACATCAACAGCGGTAACACCCGCCACATCGATGCAAAATTCGTGTTCCTGGGCGCCGGTGGCGCGGCATTGCCGTTGCTGCAGGCTTCCGGCATCGAAGAGAGCAAAGGCTACGGCGGTTTCCCGGTAAGCGGGCAGTGGTTGCGTTGCGATAACCCGCAAGTGGTCAAGCTGCACCAGGCCAAGGTTTACAGCCAGGCTGCAGTGGGCTCGCCACCGATGTCAGTGCCGCACCTGGACACCCGCGTTGTCGATGGCAAAAAGTCGTTGCTGTTCGGACCTTATGCCGGCTTCACCACCAAGTTCCTCAAGCACGGCTCATTCCTTGACCTGCCGATGTCGATTCGTCTGGGCAACATCGGGCCAATGCTCGCTGTCGCACGCGACAACATGGACCTGACCAAATACCTGGTCAGCGAAGTGCGCCAGTCGATGGAACAACGCCTGGAGTCACTGCGCCGTTTCTACCCGCAGGCCAAGGCCGAAGACTGGCGTCTTGAGGTTGCCGGGCAACGGGTTCAGATCATCAAGAAAGACCCGAAAAAGGGCGGCGTGCTGCAGTTCGGCACCGAGCTGGTTGCAGCCCGGGATGGCTCGCTGGCCGCTCTGCTGGGCGCGTCTCCGGGTGCTTCGGTAACCGTATCGATCATGCTCGACCTGATCGAACGCTGCTTCGCACAAAAGGCCACTGGCGAATGGGCGACCAAGCTCAAGGAAATATTCCCGGCACGGGAAAGCGTCCTCGAAACCGACGCTCAGCTGTACCGCGAAATCAGTACCCGCAACTCCGAGTTGCTGGAACTGATTGAGCCGAACACGGCTGGCACCAGCATCGCGTAA
- a CDS encoding YajG family lipoprotein, with protein MLQRLLFGLITVTSLTLVGCAHSPQQLSPQPKLTAQLAPVGRGQPVVVRVVDGRPGPTLGTRGGMYPETSAISVSSADVIPKLQAQAEAAVRLLGYTPTSNAMNAPTLTVTLAELKYQSPKDTMYVTEATIGATFRSDVKNGGRTYSGRYGASLDQRFGMAPNQETNTKLVSDVLSDALTRVFKDPTIGRLLGE; from the coding sequence ATGTTGCAACGCCTGTTGTTCGGTTTGATTACTGTGACCAGTTTGACTCTGGTCGGCTGTGCCCACAGTCCGCAACAACTCAGCCCGCAACCCAAGCTGACCGCACAACTGGCGCCAGTGGGTCGTGGTCAGCCGGTGGTGGTGCGTGTGGTGGACGGTCGTCCGGGGCCAACGCTGGGCACCCGGGGCGGCATGTACCCTGAGACCAGCGCAATCAGTGTCAGCAGTGCTGATGTGATCCCCAAGCTGCAAGCACAGGCTGAAGCCGCTGTGCGTTTGCTGGGCTACACGCCTACGTCCAATGCGATGAATGCGCCAACCCTGACCGTCACCCTGGCCGAACTGAAATATCAATCGCCCAAGGACACCATGTACGTCACCGAGGCTACCATCGGCGCGACATTCCGTTCTGATGTGAAGAATGGCGGCCGTACTTACAGTGGCCGTTACGGCGCGTCGCTGGATCAGCGCTTTGGCATGGCTCCCAATCAGGAAACCAACACCAAGCTGGTGAGTGATGTACTCAGTGATGCCCTGACCCGAGTGTTTAAAGACCCGACTATTGGTCGTCTGCTCGGCGAGTAA
- a CDS encoding 1-acyl-sn-glycerol-3-phosphate acyltransferase — protein MMGEFDTIRPYDDAEVPAVLARLLGDKAFLDILTHFRFPRLAGAFGWLLKPLIAHRLRKEFASVTSVATLQDKVEVYVDRTIEHATDGVTYTGVEQLKAGNAYLFLANHRDIVMDPAFVNYAVYHAGLPTPRIAIGDNLLQKPFVSDLMRLNKSFIVHRSITGRREKLAAYQLLSAYINHSIRNDCQSIWIAQAEGRAKDGDDRTDSAILKMFHMSRKNEPFAEVIQSLNLTPVSISYEYDPCDQAKARELYIRATTGTYSKAPGEDDTSIANGITGYKGRVHVNFAAPITEPFEDSKLLATEMDRHILSGYRLFPAHYLAYAQWAEADPQLQVPPAAQVFPAEELAKAQQEWQRRLDACPAEHRPYLVLQYAMPVRNQYRVKAGLPL, from the coding sequence ATGATGGGCGAATTCGATACCATCCGACCTTACGACGACGCCGAAGTCCCAGCAGTGCTGGCCCGGCTGCTCGGCGACAAGGCGTTTCTAGATATCCTGACCCACTTTCGCTTTCCGCGCCTGGCCGGCGCTTTCGGCTGGCTGCTAAAACCCCTTATAGCGCATCGCCTGCGTAAAGAGTTCGCGAGCGTTACTTCTGTCGCCACCTTGCAGGACAAGGTCGAAGTCTATGTCGACCGAACCATCGAGCATGCGACCGATGGCGTGACCTACACCGGTGTCGAACAGTTGAAGGCCGGCAACGCCTACCTGTTTCTGGCCAACCACCGCGATATCGTGATGGACCCGGCCTTCGTCAACTATGCGGTTTACCACGCGGGCCTGCCTACGCCGCGGATCGCCATTGGCGACAACCTGCTGCAAAAACCCTTTGTCAGCGATCTGATGCGCCTCAACAAGAGCTTCATCGTGCATCGCTCCATCACCGGGCGCCGTGAAAAGCTGGCGGCGTATCAATTGCTGTCGGCCTACATCAACCATTCAATCCGCAACGACTGCCAGTCGATCTGGATTGCACAGGCTGAAGGCCGCGCCAAGGACGGTGATGACCGTACTGATTCGGCCATCCTCAAAATGTTCCACATGAGTCGCAAAAACGAACCGTTCGCCGAGGTCATTCAGTCGCTGAACCTGACCCCGGTATCCATCAGTTACGAATACGACCCCTGTGACCAGGCCAAGGCTCGCGAGCTGTATATCCGCGCCACCACGGGCACTTACAGCAAAGCACCGGGCGAAGACGACACCAGCATTGCCAACGGCATTACCGGCTACAAGGGCCGGGTGCACGTGAACTTTGCGGCGCCGATTACCGAGCCGTTCGAGGACAGCAAATTGCTGGCTACCGAAATGGACCGGCATATTCTGAGCGGCTACCGGCTGTTCCCCGCCCATTACCTGGCGTATGCGCAATGGGCCGAAGCCGACCCGCAATTGCAGGTCCCGCCGGCCGCGCAAGTGTTCCCGGCAGAGGAGCTGGCAAAGGCCCAACAGGAATGGCAACGCCGCCTGGACGCCTGCCCGGCAGAGCACCGCCCGTATCTGGTGCTGCAGTATGCGATGCCGGTGCGCAATCAGTATCGGGTCAAGGCCGGGCTGCCTCTGTAA
- a CDS encoding CPXCG motif-containing cysteine-rich protein: protein MLETEHYDCPYCGEQAEAVLDLSGGDQTYVEDCPVCCRPIVFHLQTDGHEWMLDVRSENE from the coding sequence ATGCTTGAGACTGAACACTACGATTGCCCTTATTGCGGTGAGCAGGCAGAAGCCGTGCTCGACCTCTCGGGTGGTGATCAGACCTATGTTGAAGATTGCCCTGTGTGTTGCCGGCCGATTGTGTTCCATCTTCAAACCGACGGTCATGAATGGATGCTTGATGTACGCAGCGAGAACGAGTGA
- a CDS encoding putative signal transducing protein yields the protein MRRIYEPQNLMEAELLLGMLASEGVEARLDGRDLVGGTGELPALGLLGLTVADDQAQYARELIDAYNAASPVAGDEPESFPDVLVC from the coding sequence ATGCGACGCATCTACGAGCCGCAGAATCTGATGGAAGCCGAGCTATTGCTGGGCATGCTTGCCAGCGAAGGTGTTGAGGCCCGGCTCGACGGGCGTGATCTGGTTGGGGGGACCGGCGAGTTGCCGGCCCTCGGGTTGCTGGGTTTGACGGTGGCCGATGATCAGGCGCAATACGCGCGGGAGTTGATCGATGCGTACAATGCGGCGTCACCCGTGGCGGGCGATGAGCCCGAAAGCTTCCCGGATGTACTGGTCTGCTGA